One Jeotgalicoccus saudimassiliensis DNA window includes the following coding sequences:
- a CDS encoding GNAT family N-acetyltransferase, with amino-acid sequence MYTDKELGIRPIKDNDLLKLWELIYQDENPEWKKWDAPYFSHRSVPYETFMEKSEVFVDSDSLWLITVNNEIYGIVTYYFEDDMKKWLEVGIVIHEGKNWGKGLGTRALKLWINHVFNTVPTVRVGLTTWSGNERMIRVGEKLGMQLEGRVRKVRFYNGEYYDSIRMGILKEEWAAKKAGTESN; translated from the coding sequence ATGTACACTGATAAAGAACTCGGCATTCGTCCAATTAAAGATAATGATTTATTAAAGCTATGGGAATTAATATATCAAGATGAAAATCCGGAATGGAAAAAGTGGGATGCGCCTTATTTTTCACACCGTTCAGTTCCTTATGAAACCTTTATGGAGAAAAGCGAAGTATTCGTCGATTCCGACAGCCTGTGGCTGATTACTGTAAATAATGAAATATACGGCATTGTGACGTATTATTTTGAAGATGATATGAAGAAATGGCTGGAAGTCGGCATTGTTATTCATGAAGGAAAGAACTGGGGCAAAGGACTTGGCACACGTGCTTTAAAACTGTGGATTAATCATGTCTTCAATACAGTACCTACCGTAAGAGTTGGTCTTACAACATGGTCAGGTAATGAACGAATGATTCGTGTTGGAGAAAAACTCGGCATGCAGCTTGAAGGCCGAGTCCGGAAAGTCCGTTTCTACAACGGTGAATACTACGATTCAATTCGTATGGGTATTTTAAAAGAAGAATGGGCAGCTAAAAAAGCAGGGACAGAATCAAATTAA